ATAGCTGTTATTCCTATAACAATACCAATTATTGTCAATATACTTTGGGTTTTCTTTTTTGTCAAATTTTTTCCAGCAAATGCAATGATGTCAATAAATTTCATTATCTCCACCAGATGTGTTATAGTTTATACTTTTTAAACTAAATAAGTATATACTCAATTTATGCTTAAAGAAGATATAACATCATCTAATCAAAAACAACATAACCACATATCAACTAATAAAAAATACAAAATTGGCAAGCATTTAATATTTTTAACAAATCCGCCCTTTAATGTTTTTTTATTGTTGTTTCTTTTAGCAAGATCTTAAAGATTTAACATATTTTGGTAAAACCTTTTTTTTAGGTTTTGCCTTCCGAAACTGTTATATATTGGATGAGTGTTAGTTATTATTGGTGAGTAAGTATGAGTTTAGAAAGACTATATACGATGAAGGAAGCTTGTGAATTGTTAGGAGTTCATATAAAAACACTGCAAAGATGGGATAGAGAGGGAAAGATAAAGTGTGTTAGAACTGTGGGGGGAAAGAGGAGGGTTCCAGAGAGTGAAATAAAACGAATATTAGGAATTAAAGATAAAGAACAAAGAAAAATTATCGGCTATGCAAGGGTTTCATCTAACACACAAAAAGACGATTTAGAAAGGCAAATAGACGCGATAAAATCATACGCAAAAGATAGGGACTGGAATATAGAGATATTAAAAGATGTTGGTAGTGGATTAAGCGAAAAAAGAAAAAACTACAGAAAACTTTTAAAAATGGTTATAAACCGGGAGGTTGAGAAAGTAATAATTGCCTATCCAGATAGATTGACAAGATTTGGCTTTGAAACATTAAAAGAATTCTTTAAATCTTACGGAACGGAGGTAATCGTTATTAATAAGAAATGTAAGGCTCCACAAGAAGAGTTAGTAGAAGATTTAATAACCATTATCTCCTATTTCGCAAGAAAATTATACGGAATGCGTTCCCACAAATATAAAAAACTTATAAAGACAGTTAAAGAAATTGTGGGCGAGAATAATGCAAAATAAAAACAAACTTCCATCCGAAATCGTATTAACTTACAAGATTAAACATAATTACGATTTAAAAAACTTGTTAGATGGATTTATGAGTACCTCTCAGAAAGCAGTTGATATTATCTGGGAAAATATCAACTGGAAAGAAAAACAAGTTAAACATCGATTTAAATCTAAAAATAAATACAAATACTACACAACCACCCGATTAATCCCAGAAATTCCAAAAGATAAGGATTTCAAAAGAGAACTAAGAAATTATTTACTAAATGGATGGAATTTTGCTTCTCATTATGTTGATGGAGCTATTAAAGTGGCTTATTCAACAATAGAGAGTTGGAAATCGAATTATTTAGATGGTAAAAGAAAAAGAAATAAACCGACATTTAAAAGACCTTTTGTTAGAGTTAAAAATACCCTAATAAAATACGATAAAGAAAATGGAACGATAAGGATAACGATAAAAGCGAGGAGAGAGTATTTAATCTTAGATATTAAAAATGAATGGTTTTTCGAAAAAATTAAAGGTTTTGACATTGGAGAGATAATATTAAAAGACAGTGAAGCATTAATAACCTTTAAAAAACCTTTAAATATATTTGATAAAAAAGTCGTTATCGGTGTAGATAGCAATCTAAAATCCTTAGATTTATTCCATCCAGAAGAAGGGTGGATTAGAATTGATTTATCTGAACTGCGTAGAATAAAGAATGTTTATGATGTTATTATCGATAAGTTAAAGTCGATTTATAAAAAAGCCCCAAAAAGAATCAGTATCTTGCTAAAAAAGTATTATAATAGGAGAAAAAATCGAGTTGAAGATTTTATTAACAAATTAACCTCCCAATTGTCAAAGCTTTTCCCAGATGCAATTTTTATCTTTGAGGATTTGGATAAGCCCAATATGTATAAAAATTCGAACTTTAACAGAGATTTAGATAGAACGAGTTGGAGAGAGATAGCGAAAAAGTTAGAGTATAAGAGTATTGTTTTTTACGTTAATCCTCACTATACTTCAAAAACCTGTCCTATATGCGGGAGTAAAATGGAGTCCCAAGAGGGACAGGTTGTAAAATGTGAAAAATGTGGAGTTTTCAATAGGCAGTTCGTCGGCTCTTTTAATATCTTTAAAAGAGGAGTTAAATTAGTTAAAAAACTCTTAGGCGGAGTTGGGGTTCTCCCGGAGCGAAGCGACGGGAACTTAAAAACCGTTAGGTTTTTATGTCCGTGGCTGGGGTGGAGGTCGATGATTTACTCTCCAATGAACCCAGAGGAGAGTTGAGACCGATGTCACCCAAGTTCATCGTGAGGGTTAATTTAAGCGGAAGCACTTTTATTCACATTTACTCCTAAATCCTCACGATGGACAGACCCCGCATATCTGGTTAGTGTAGAGATTGTAGAATAATTATATATTTATAATAGTTTGAAATTGTAATAATAAATATCATATATGTGGGTGAAGTTATGTTAAAAAAGATATTCTTTATTTTAATGATTGCCATATTTGTTGCAAATACCTACGCATTAACAATAGATAACCCGCAGTATAGGGTTGATAGATCAACTCCCACAGACAAATACCCAAATGTCATTCATCCTGGGGATGATGTAGATGTGTGGTTTAAAATAACAAATGACTATGACTACAACTTAAAGGATATAACTGTTACTATAAAACCCTATTATCCATTTGAGATAAAGCAAGTTAATCCAACAAAAGGTGTTGCTAAAATCTCACATCTAAACTCTGGAGAGAGTGATATAGTACATTTTAGGCTTCATGTGGATGAAAACGCATGTTCTCAGGATTATAAGATATGTGTAAATGTTGTGGCAACTGAATATGACAAAAAAGAAATAATAAACAAAATAAATATATCAAAAATCTATTACCTTCCAGTTTATGGTGTTGCCAACTTTGAGGTTTTCTTGGATAATTATTCAATAACCCAATCAAAATTAAAAGATATCAAAATCATCATAAAAAACATGGGTACGGGCATTGCAAAGGATACATCTGTTAGGTTGGTAGGGAATGAGAATGTTGATGTTGTAGGACCAACACAATTCTACTTAGGAACCATCTACCCTAAAGGAAGTGTGGGAATTTTTACCAAAATATATGCAAAAAATGATATTAAAGATGGAGTATATCCAATATATGTATCAATTTTTTGGATTGGAGAGGATGGGGTTTTATATAACACAACAATACCAATAAACATAAGAGTTACAATTAAACCATACAACAACAGTATCTTCATATATCTTGATGGATGTAAATATGTTGATGGAAAATATGAGATTGATATAGGCGTGGCAAATAGAGGATCAATCCCTTTAAGACATTGTGTTTTGACAATTAAAGGATTAAAATTAGATAGAAATGTTAATTATATTGGAGATTTGGATGAAGATGACTATGAAGTAGTTTCCTTTACAACAGATAAGGCAATAAATAAAACCACAGAAATAACAACCTTGTTATCTTACTTTGATGATTATCACAATGAATATAAAGTTATTAAAAAGTTGGTTGTATATCCAAAAAAAGTAGAAAAATCAAATAATTTATTGGTTTATTATATCTTTGGAGTAATAGTGGTTTTAATTTTACTCTATATGGTTCTTAAAAAAATCAGGAAAAAAGAGGAATTTGGTGCATAATATACGTTAAAATTTGGAATTACCTTATCAAATTTTTAATGAAGGATAAAATGCATAAATAACCTTAAATTCTGTATAGATCATAAATAGAACTTACGTATATTCTTAAAATTAAAAAATATAATGCAATAAATTTAAAAATTATTTTTTAAATCTTTTATCTAAAATGTTATGAACTATAACTATGCAGTGGTCTGCATGCAGTTCCAATGGAGATAAAGAGACCTTTTCTGCTCCGATATCTTCCAAAAATTTCTCATCCTCTTCCCCAATACCAATATGATCCCCCAAAACAAACATAACGTCTTCATTTTCGTTAATCTTAACATTTTCAAAATCTTTTCCCTCTTTATGCAAATATAAAATTCTTTTTCCTTCATTCTTTTTCTCCAAAATGATATCTCTAAACTCTTTTTTAGCAACATAAATTCCTGGTGTGGACTCTGTCCATTCAGTTTTTTTATTTTCGGGGGTTTCTTCAAATTTTTTTAGTGCCTTTTTTATAAATATGGCTATATTTCTCTCATCTGGGGAAACTTTTTTTAATTCATTTCCAACAAACTTCAATGCCACTGGTGGATTTGGCTCTCCATAAAAAACGGCATAGAAAATAACATCTCTCCTAATGTCATGGGACAAAAAGAACGCGCTACTTACACATCTACAAACCAAATCTAACCTCCCACAACTTCCTGGAAGGTCTTTTAAATTTATGTTTGAGGAGGTTATTGTTTTATTTGCCTTAAAAATAAATTCTCTCAACATTTCACCTCAAAATTACATTTAGTATTAAATGAACAATCACTCCAATTAATATTGAAATTCCAAAATTTTCCCATTTTTTATATGATAGGAATACAAATATTAAAGCAATTATACTTATACTTAAACTTTCCAACTTAATTGGAAAAGACACTAACGAAGTAACAAAAAGTGCAGAAATAATGGCAGATGATGAATAGGCAAAAAATTCATTAACACCTTTTAATTTTTTAAATCTTTTATTAAATATTATTGGCAACAATCTCATTAAATATGTCCCAATTGAGACAACCAATATTGCTAAATAATGTTTCATGTTATCCCAAATCTTATTTTATTTTTAACACTACCAACGGGCTTAAAATGCCCGCAACCAATATACCAATTGATGGATAACCAAAATAATAAAACACCAATGCAACAACTCCTCCAACTATTGCCGATGAACCTAATTTTTTAATATTTGGGATTAATAAGATGAAATACAATGCCGTTAATGAAAATAACAAAGAAGGGGCGATAATTTCATTGGATAATAAAATATCTCCTCCAAAAATTCCCACCAATGTCCCCAAAATCCATGACAAATAACTCCCAACCTCCAAACCTAATATATATTTTTCATCCTTTTCCTTTGAGACTATGGAAGAGGCAAAAACCTCATCTGTCAACCCAAATGCAGTTATAAACTGCTTTTTTAACTCAAACTTCTGGGAAATGAGATAGCCATAAATTATATGTCTTAAGTTTAAAATTAAGGCAACAGATACCGCATCAATAACTGAATAAGGTAATAGAGAAATTAAAGCAAACTGACTCGCCCCTGCGAATATTAAGCATGACATGAGCAATATCTCAACCTTACTAAACCCCAAAGCCAATGCAGAGACACCAAAAGTAATGGCAACTGGTAAATAACCAATAGCAATTGGAAAACTCCCAATTAACCCTCTTTTAAACATATTCCCAACCTAAAATAAACTTTTAATTTTCACAATTTCCATTGGAGGATAAATCACCACAACAATTGCTGAAACCTCCTCATCCAATGCCTTATAGATATGTGGAACATCTCCACAAAATTCAATCTCTTCCCCAACCTTCAAACATTTTGGAGAACTTTTAGAGCCAACAACCATCTTTCCCTTAATAACCAAAACTTTCTCAATAACTCCTTTTTTGTGCGGTTTTGCTTCTCTAACACTATTTGGCTTTAATTTCATTAAATAAACCTCAATTTTTGGTTTTCCTTCTGATTGCTCTATTAGTTTAATAGTTATCCCAAATTCATCGACTTCATTAAATTCTTTTGGTAGTAACTCTCCAAAAGAAACATTTAATGCATCTGCTATTGCCCATAGCGTTGAAATTGTTGGATTTGCATTTCCAGATTCTATGCTTGATAACGTTGATTTTGAGATTTTAGCAAGTTCTGCAAGTTTGGATAATGATATTCTTTTCTCTTTTCTTAATTTTGATATCTTCTCTCCAATAATTTTTGAGATGTTGTTGTTC
The sequence above is a segment of the Methanotorris igneus Kol 5 genome. Coding sequences within it:
- a CDS encoding IS607 family transposase codes for the protein MSLERLYTMKEACELLGVHIKTLQRWDREGKIKCVRTVGGKRRVPESEIKRILGIKDKEQRKIIGYARVSSNTQKDDLERQIDAIKSYAKDRDWNIEILKDVGSGLSEKRKNYRKLLKMVINREVEKVIIAYPDRLTRFGFETLKEFFKSYGTEVIVINKKCKAPQEELVEDLITIISYFARKLYGMRSHKYKKLIKTVKEIVGENNAK
- a CDS encoding RNA-guided endonuclease InsQ/TnpB family protein is translated as MQNKNKLPSEIVLTYKIKHNYDLKNLLDGFMSTSQKAVDIIWENINWKEKQVKHRFKSKNKYKYYTTTRLIPEIPKDKDFKRELRNYLLNGWNFASHYVDGAIKVAYSTIESWKSNYLDGKRKRNKPTFKRPFVRVKNTLIKYDKENGTIRITIKARREYLILDIKNEWFFEKIKGFDIGEIILKDSEALITFKKPLNIFDKKVVIGVDSNLKSLDLFHPEEGWIRIDLSELRRIKNVYDVIIDKLKSIYKKAPKRISILLKKYYNRRKNRVEDFINKLTSQLSKLFPDAIFIFEDLDKPNMYKNSNFNRDLDRTSWREIAKKLEYKSIVFYVNPHYTSKTCPICGSKMESQEGQVVKCEKCGVFNRQFVGSFNIFKRGVKLVKKLLGGVGVLPERSDGNLKTVRFLCPWLGWRSMIYSPMNPEES
- a CDS encoding COG1361 S-layer family protein, producing MLKKIFFILMIAIFVANTYALTIDNPQYRVDRSTPTDKYPNVIHPGDDVDVWFKITNDYDYNLKDITVTIKPYYPFEIKQVNPTKGVAKISHLNSGESDIVHFRLHVDENACSQDYKICVNVVATEYDKKEIINKINISKIYYLPVYGVANFEVFLDNYSITQSKLKDIKIIIKNMGTGIAKDTSVRLVGNENVDVVGPTQFYLGTIYPKGSVGIFTKIYAKNDIKDGVYPIYVSIFWIGEDGVLYNTTIPINIRVTIKPYNNSIFIYLDGCKYVDGKYEIDIGVANRGSIPLRHCVLTIKGLKLDRNVNYIGDLDEDDYEVVSFTTDKAINKTTEITTLLSYFDDYHNEYKVIKKLVVYPKKVEKSNNLLVYYIFGVIVVLILLYMVLKKIRKKEEFGA
- the trmY gene encoding tRNA (pseudouridine(54)-N(1))-methyltransferase TrmY; this encodes MREFIFKANKTITSSNINLKDLPGSCGRLDLVCRCVSSAFFLSHDIRRDVIFYAVFYGEPNPPVALKFVGNELKKVSPDERNIAIFIKKALKKFEETPENKKTEWTESTPGIYVAKKEFRDIILEKKNEGKRILYLHKEGKDFENVKINENEDVMFVLGDHIGIGEEDEKFLEDIGAEKVSLSPLELHADHCIVIVHNILDKRFKK
- a CDS encoding AzlD domain-containing protein is translated as MKHYLAILVVSIGTYLMRLLPIIFNKRFKKLKGVNEFFAYSSSAIISALFVTSLVSFPIKLESLSISIIALIFVFLSYKKWENFGISILIGVIVHLILNVILR
- a CDS encoding AzlC family ABC transporter permease; this encodes MFKRGLIGSFPIAIGYLPVAITFGVSALALGFSKVEILLMSCLIFAGASQFALISLLPYSVIDAVSVALILNLRHIIYGYLISQKFELKKQFITAFGLTDEVFASSIVSKEKDEKYILGLEVGSYLSWILGTLVGIFGGDILLSNEIIAPSLLFSLTALYFILLIPNIKKLGSSAIVGGVVALVFYYFGYPSIGILVAGILSPLVVLKIK
- a CDS encoding helix-turn-helix domain-containing protein, which codes for MCDIMNNNISKIIGEKISKLRKEKRISLSKLAELAKISKSTLSSIESGNANPTISTLWAIADALNVSFGELLPKEFNEVDEFGITIKLIEQSEGKPKIEVYLMKLKPNSVREAKPHKKGVIEKVLVIKGKMVVGSKSSPKCLKVGEEIEFCGDVPHIYKALDEEVSAIVVVIYPPMEIVKIKSLF